A portion of the Escherichia marmotae genome contains these proteins:
- a CDS encoding tyrosine-type recombinase/integrase gives MNNVIRLQNSPERVSLLPIAPGGDFATALSLRRMATSTGATPAYLLAPEVSALLFYMPDQRHHMLFATLWNTGMRIGEARMLTPESFDLDGARPFVRILSEKVRARRGRPPKDEVRLVPLTDISYVRQMESWMITTRPRRRAPLWAVTDETMRNWLKQAVKRAEADGVHFSIPVTPHTFRHSYIMHMLYHRQPRKVIQALAGHRDPRSMEVYTRVFALDMAATLAVPFTGDGRDAAEILRTLPPLK, from the coding sequence ATGAACAATGTCATTCGCCTGCAGAATTCACCAGAACGCGTCTCCCTGTTACCCATTGCGCCGGGGGGGGATTTTGCAACAGCGCTCTCCCTGAGAAGAATGGCCACTTCCACAGGGGCCACACCGGCCTACCTGCTGGCCCCGGAAGTGAGTGCCCTTCTTTTCTATATGCCGGATCAGCGTCACCATATGCTGTTCGCCACCCTCTGGAATACCGGAATGCGTATTGGCGAAGCCCGGATGCTGACGCCGGAATCATTTGACCTGGATGGAGCAAGACCGTTTGTGCGGATCCTGTCCGAAAAAGTGCGTGCGCGACGCGGGCGCCCTCCAAAAGATGAAGTCCGCCTGGTCCCGCTGACGGATATAAGCTATGTCAGGCAGATGGAGAGCTGGATGATCACCACCCGGCCCCGGCGCCGTGCACCGTTATGGGCTGTGACGGATGAAACGATGCGGAACTGGCTGAAACAGGCAGTGAAGCGGGCCGAAGCTGACGGGGTGCACTTTTCGATTCCGGTCACACCACATACCTTCCGGCACAGCTATATCATGCACATGCTCTATCACCGCCAGCCCCGGAAAGTCATCCAGGCACTGGCTGGTCACAGGGATCCACGTTCGATGGAGGTTTATACCAGAGTGTTTGCACTGGATATGGCTGCCACGCTGGCAGTGCCTTTCACAGGTGACGGGCGGGATGCTGCGGAGATCCTACGTACACTGCCTCCCCTGAAGTAA